A portion of the Ralstonia nicotianae genome contains these proteins:
- a CDS encoding LysR substrate-binding domain-containing protein gives MRISPLPPLQCLIAFESAARHSSFTRAAAELNLTQSAVSRQIGQLEDFLGRQLFLREPRALQLTVAGQRYADRVRSQLEACSDATFDVMKRYGDLDLAVACSSGVATLWLAPRIGHFYASHPNINLRIIVRDSLASLAPSEFDVGLYYLRDACGPQFNAQPLIDEEVFPVCSPDYLGGRLVTPAELAHQTLLMQDDRQLTWMSWEEWLGLNGVGMPKKPRAIVSNHYPQLVQMALHGHGVLLGWRQIIDCHLETKALVRATSETATFGGGYHIITPNEHSMNRAATVFTSWLLEQSVSMNAFA, from the coding sequence ATGCGAATCAGCCCGCTTCCCCCTCTCCAATGCCTGATCGCATTCGAGTCGGCCGCAAGACATTCCAGCTTCACGCGCGCGGCAGCCGAGCTCAATCTCACGCAAAGCGCCGTCAGCCGGCAAATCGGGCAGCTGGAAGATTTTCTCGGGCGCCAGTTGTTCCTGCGCGAGCCGCGCGCCTTGCAGCTGACGGTCGCGGGCCAGCGCTATGCGGATCGCGTGCGGTCGCAACTGGAAGCGTGCTCCGATGCCACCTTCGATGTGATGAAGCGATACGGCGATCTCGATCTCGCCGTCGCCTGCTCGTCCGGCGTCGCCACGCTTTGGCTGGCACCGCGCATCGGGCATTTTTACGCCAGCCATCCCAATATCAACCTGCGCATCATCGTTCGCGACAGCCTCGCGTCGCTCGCGCCGTCCGAGTTCGACGTGGGGCTGTATTACCTGCGCGACGCATGCGGGCCGCAGTTCAACGCCCAACCGTTGATCGATGAGGAGGTCTTTCCCGTGTGCTCGCCGGACTATCTCGGCGGGAGGCTCGTGACGCCGGCGGAGCTTGCGCATCAAACGCTGCTGATGCAGGACGACCGGCAGCTGACCTGGATGTCGTGGGAGGAATGGTTGGGCCTGAACGGTGTCGGGATGCCGAAGAAGCCCCGGGCCATTGTCTCGAACCACTATCCGCAACTGGTGCAGATGGCGCTTCACGGTCACGGCGTTTTACTCGGCTGGCGCCAGATCATCGATTGCCATCTCGAAACAAAAGCGCTGGTGCGAGCGACCAGCGAAACCGCGACATTCGGCGGTGGTTACCACATCATCACGCCGAATGAGCATTCCATGAATCGGGCGGCGACCGTGTTTACGAGCTGGTTGCTTGAGCAATCCGTTTCAATGAATGCATTTGCATAG